Genomic window (Nitrosophilus kaiyonis):
TAAAATATATCAAAGCATCTTTTAGACATATTCATGATGATACTTTTTTAGATAAAACAAGGTTTAATTTAGGTGAGTAAGGTGGTAAGTGAGCGAGGGCAAAGCGAAGCTTTAAGACAATAATTGTTTGTTGTCTGTGCCTGAAGCGAAAGCTGAGAGTATATGCGAAGCCGAAATTCAAGGAATTTCGTGTCTGAGCATACGAACAGCTGGTTTACCTTGAAGAAAATCAAATGAGCGAAGAGAATGAAGATTTTCGGTTAAATTTGGTGAGTTAGAGAGTGAGAAAGTTAGAAAGTGGAATAGCGGGATAGGAGATAATGTGATAATGGGGTAAGATGATAAGCTGTGAAGCTGTGAAGCCGGATAGGTTGAAGGTAGAAGGCTGAAGAATAAGGAAGTAAAGCGGCCAATTCCTGATTCCCAATTCCCAATGTCTAATGACCAATGACTAATGTCTAATTTCTAATTTGTTATAATAAATTATGATACATTTTAAGCCATATACTGAACCTTTTGAGTTTTTATATCTTAATAAACCTCTTGGTAAATCTATTAGCTTTAAAGTTGGAGAAACTATTAAAGCTGAAGTAATTGATATTTTACCTAATGGTGCTGTTGTAGCTAGACTTAAAGGGCAACATGTTCATATTAAAACTGAAATTCCTTTAAAAAAAGATACTAATTTACTTTTAAGAGTGATGGATACCCAAGATTCAGATAAGAAACTAAAACTGCAAATTCTCTCAACAGAAAGTAGAAATAAAAATATTTTAGATAAATTGGAAAATATAGATATTAAATTAAATCAAGATGTTTATATAAAGCTTTCTAAAAATGAACATAATAAAGAGTTGATTTTAAAACAGCTAATTGAAAAAGATTTTTTTAATGAGTATGAAAATTTAACAAAAAATATGCAAAATATTCTAAAAAATTTAGAAAATAAAAATATTGATAACAGTTTAATAAATAGCTTAAAATCTCAATTTATAAATTTATCAAAAATAGATTTTTTACAAATTAAAAAAGCTATAGAAGATAGTGGAATTTTTTTTGAAAATAAAATTTCTAAAAAAATAGAAAAAAAAGATATTATAAAGGATATAAAAGCCTCTCTTTTATCAATATTAGATAATACAGAGGATAAAGATATTAAAAAAGAGGTTTCACATTTAATATCGAGTATTCAAAATTACCAACTTTTATCAAATTTAATTGATGGAATTTATACCTATCTTCCTCTTATTTGGGATGAGTTGAATGATTCAGAGTTTATTATGAAAAAAGGCGAAAAGAAAAATCAATATCTGTGCAAGATTATATTGGATTTTGTAGATTATGGAAAAGTTGATTCAACAATTTTTTTGTTTGGTGATGATTTAAAAATTGTATTTGAAATTGAAAGCAAAGATTTTGAAAAAAATTTAAAAAACAGCATTGAAGTTTTAAAACAGGAGTTAAAAAAAGATGGTTTTGAAAATATTTTTGTCTCTTTTGGTAAAGGTATTGATATAAAAAATTTGCAAAAGCTTTCTTCTATAATTGATACAAAGGTTTAAAATGCAAAAAAAAGAGGCAGTTGCGTTAAAATATAATAAAAAAAATGACAATGCTCCAAAAGTTGTTGCAAAAGGAAAAGGAAATATTGCAGAAAATATTTTAAAAAAAGCAAAAGAGTATAATATACCTATAAAAGAAGATCCTGATCTTTTAGAGGTATTATCAAAACTTGATATTTATGAAGAGATTCCTCCAAAACTTTATAAAGCAGTTGCAAATATTTTAATATTTATATATAACAATAAAAAGGAGAAAAAATGACAGCTGGAGAACTTTGTATAAGAGAAACAGTTATCGCTTATGAAAATGATAGTATAACTGATGCTGCAAGATTGATGAGAAAGTTTCATGTTGGAGATATAGTGATAGTTGAAGAGAGTGAAGATGGAAGAATACCTGTAGGCATTTTAACTGATAGAGATATTGTTGTAGAAATAGTAGCTTTACAAGCAAATCCAGATGATATTTTAATTAAAGATGTTATGAGTAAGGATCTTTTAATTGCAAAAGAAAAAGATGATATTTATGAAACTTTAGAGAGAATGAAAGATAAAGGTGTCAAAAGAGTACCAGTTGTTGATATATATGGATATTTAATAGGAATTTTATCAAGTGATGATATATTAGAACTAATTTCACAAGAACTAAATGATTTAGTAAAGATTTTTTATAAAGAGATTGATAAAGAAGAAAAAAAGCTTGGAAGTTAAAAGGTATTAAACAAAACTTGGCTATAATAAATAAAGGGCACCTCTAAAGTAAATATTTTTAAGTAGGAGAAATAATGGGATTGAATTTATCAATAAATGGTACAGCAAAAATTTTTAAAATTTATAATCTTTCAAGAATGGAAATAGAAGGAATAGATTTTAGTGCTTATGATATTGAAGTTAAAGAAGATGTTATAGAACTTATGGAGATATTAAATGAATTTATTGAGACAGGTGAAGCAGACGCGTATGATTATCATCAGGAGATTCATGGAGTTGAACCAGAAAATTGTAAATTTAAATTAACAAACTCTACAACAAAAGAAATAGTTTTAGATGAAATTACTCTAAAAAATATAAAACCTCAAGAGCTTATAAAAGATATAGAAAATGCAAATGTAGGAGATCTATTTTTTATAAAAAATTTTGAGGGTGAAGCTTTATGGGATTTTGACAGTGATATTGAAGTAGAAAATATTGATCCTCAAAAGCTTGAAATTGGCTATATTGAGTGTTTAGAAGGTCTTGATCAATATGATATATTCAGAGAAGGAATTTATGATCTTTTATGTGATACAGTATCAACTGATTATATAAGATATGAAGGCGAAAAATTTGAACTTTTAGATTTTGTTTTTCATCCAATACATATTTTTGCACAACTTTATATTGTTAAAGAGGATCCTTTAGGTGAGACAAAAGTTTTACAAAAAGTTCAATATGGTGGTATTAGGTTAGCTGGTACAGATTTAGATGTGAGTGATTTAGAAAATAATTAAAATCCCTCCATTAAAATATTCCATAGATTATCTATAATTTTATCATCCAAAAAAAGAGTTTTTTTATTATTAAATAGATATTCAATCTCTTTTTTTGGATATATATTTGAATGTATACAATGAGAATGAGCAGGTAAAAAACCTCTTGCTAATGAGAGATCTTTTTCAATTTTTTCATTACAGATAAAACATCTAAAATCTTTATGGAGTCTTCCTTCAAATTCTAAAAGTTTAACATAGCTCTCAATTGCAACTCTTTTGGGATTTTGTTTTTCCCAAATTTTAGAGCTTTTATCTAAGATATCAAAATAGATATTATCAACTTCATATAGATCTTTTAAATGCTCATAAAATCTTTGAATAAATTGTTGCCAAAGGAGAACTTTTTGATTGTTTAAAAGCCAATTGAATCCAAGGTGAGTTATATGTCTTAATCTTGGAAGATATGCTTTTTGAGAATATTCAATTTCAAAATCTATCTTATATCCAAGGTTTATAATACTATGTCTTGCACCATAAAATCTATAAAGAGTATAAAGATGTTTTTGTGTTAAAATATTTACAATTAAATCTTCATTTTTTGCTTTTGTAATTTTTAATATAAAACCTTGCATATATTACCTATTTTCGTTAAACTGGTTGAGTGATTAAATTATACAAAAAACTATATAGCTATTCGCCCATTATAACTATTTAACTACTAAACTACTCATCAACTTAACCAATTTAACTATTCAACCATTTTTAAGTAGTTATTAACTAACTATTAAGTACAATTTAGTAATTTTCTATATACAAAAATAAGGTTTAAAGTTAGTTTAAACACTCAAAAGCCAAAGGGGTTTATAGATGGATATATTAACAAGTTATAAAGACAATTGTGGTTTTGGTTTGCTTGCAGATATTTATAATAGACCAAGCCATAAAAATGTTTTGGATGCAGTAAAATCTTTAGAGAGAATGATGCATAGAGGCGCAATTGCTGCAGATGGTAAAAGTGGTGATGGAAGTGGGCTTTTGTTTTCTCTTCCAAAAAAGTTTTTAGAAAAAAAAGCTGGTGAAGCCGGAGTTGCTCTTCCAAAAGATTATGCAGTTGCTATGGTTTTTTATAAAGATGAAAAAAATCTTGAAGTTTTTGAAGAAATTTGTGAAAAAAATGATTTGAAAGTTTTGTTAATTAGAGAGGTACCTGTAGATACTACTGCTTTAGGAGAACTTGCTTTAAAAACATTACCAAAAATTGTTCAAATATATGTAGAACCTAACTCTTTAATGGCAGTAAAAAGATTTGAAGCTCTGCTTTATTTAACAAGAAGAGAGATAGAACTTAAATTAAAAGATGATAAAGATTTCTATATTCCTACATTTTCAAATAAGGTCATAGCATATAAAGGCCTTGTTATGCCAACATATATCAAAAAGTTTTATCCAGATTTAGAAGATCCAGATTTTGAAGCAAGTTTTGCACTATTTCACCAAAGATTTTCGACAAATACACTTCCTGAGTGGAGACTTGCTCAACCATTTAGAGCAATTGCTCATAATGGTGAGATAAATTCCATAACAGCAAATAGATTTAATGTAATGGCTAAATGTGAAGCTTTAAAAAGTGAAGTGTTTAGCGATGAAGAGCTTAAAAGAATCTTGCCAATACTTGAAGAGGGTGCAAGTGATAGTAAAAGTTTAGATAACTTTTTTGAGTTTTTACTTATTAATGGAATCGATTTTTTTAAAGCAGCACGTTCTATAATTCCTGCTCCTTGGCAAAATGCACCACATATGGATGCAAATTTAAGAGCTTTTTATGAGTATTCAAGTACATGCTTTGAGGCTTGGGATGGTCCAGCTGCAGTAAGTATGACTGATGGTAGATATATTGGATGTGTTCTTGATAGAAATGGATTAAGACCAGCAAAATACATAATTACTAAAGATAATAGATTAATTATTGCAAGTGAATATGGAATATTACAAATCCCAGAAGAAGATATTTTAGAGAGAGGAAGACTTCAAAGTGGTGAGATGATTGCCCTTGATTTAAAATATGGGAAAATATTAAAAAATGAAGATATTAATGAATATTTAAAAAATTCAAAACCATATGCAAAATGGCTAAATGAAAATATGGTTTATCTTCAAGAGCATGTTGAGAACCCATTTGGAAATTTAGAAGATTATAAAATTGAAGATATTGTTCATAAACAGAGATTTTACAATATTACTCATGAAGTTATTGAACAGGTAATAGAGCCTATGATTAAAGATGGCAAAGAGGCTGTTGGCTCAATGGGTGATGATACTCCACTTGCTGCTTTTAGCAAGCATCAAAGAAGTTTTACAGACTTTTTCAAACAAAAATTTGCTCAAGTTACAAATCCGCCAATTGATCCTATTAGAGAGAAAATTGTAATGAGTTTAAATACAGGATTTGGTGAAATACACAATATTTTAGATGAAGATCCAAATCATGCTTGCAGACTAAAATCTGTATCTCCAATTCTAACAAAAGATAAACTTGATGTATTAATTTCATATGGTGATGAAAAACATCCAAGATTTAAAGAAAATTATAAAGCAAAAACATTTTCAACTGCATTTGATAAAGATTTAAAAATTTCTCTTCAAAAATTAGCTGATGTAGTGGTAAAAGCTGTAAAAGAAGAAAAAATTAGAATAGTTATATTTGATGATAGAGAATTGAGCCAATTTAAGAAAACTATGCCAATGGCATTAGTAATAGGAAAAGTTAATCAAACACTTTTAAAAGAAAAAATTAGGCATCTTGTCTCTATGATAGCAATCACTGGCGAGGTTTATGATTCTCACTCTGCTGCTGTTTTAATAGGTTATGGAGCTTCAGCTGTTTATCCTTATCTTCTGTTTGCAACTGTTTATGAATATCTTAAAAAGAAAAAAGATTTAAGTGCATATGAGATTAGAAATGAGTTTAAAAATGTACATAAAGCTATAAATGGTGGCCTTTTAAAAATAATGTCAAAAATGGGTATATCAACTATAGCTTCTTATAGAAATAGTGCTCTATTTGATATTATTGGACTTGATAAAGATATAGTAGAAGAGTGTTTTAAAGGTTCACATTGTCATTTAAGTGGATTAACTTATGAGGATTTAGAAGAGAGATTAGAAAATTATCATAAAAAAGCTTATGAAATTGATTTAACAAAAAGAGTTTTTCCACTTGAACTTGGAGGATTTTATAAATATATAGATAAAACTGAATATCACGATTTTGCGCCAAATACTGTAAATCAGATTCATACTGCAAGTATTACAGGAGATAAAGAGGACTTTAAAAAATTAAAAAATATGGTTGATGGTCGTGGTTTTAGAATGATAAGAGACTTTTTTGAATTTAAAAGTGATAGAAAACCAATAGATATAGATGAAGTGGAACCTGTTGAAAATATATTTAAAAGATTTGCAAGTGCTGCTATGAGTCTTGGTTCAATTTCTCCAGAAGCTCATGAGTGCATAGCTGAAGCTATGAATAAGATTGGAGCTCAAAGTAACTCAGGTGAAGGTGGAGAGGATGCAGCAAGATTTGGAACGATTAAAAACTCTAAAATCAAACAGGTTGCTAGCGGTAGATTTGGTGTAACTCCAGCTTATTTAAGAAGTGCCGAAGAGATACAGATAAAAATTGCTCAAGGCGCAAAACCAGGAGAAGGTGGACAGCTTCCTGGACATAAAGTTACTGAACTTATTGCAAAATTAAGACATACAATTCCAGGAGTTACACTAATTTCTCCTCCGCCACACCATGATATCTACTCTATTGAAGATTTAGCTCAACTTATTTTCGATCTAAAACAGATTAACCCTGATGCTAAAATTGCAGTAAAACTTGTTTCAACTGCAGGTGTTGGAACAATTGCAACAGGTGTTGCAAAAGCTTATGCTGATAAGATAATAATATCAGGTGGTGAAGGTGGAACTGGTGCAGCACCACTTAGCTCAATTAAATTTGCTGGAAATCCTTGGGAACTTGGTCTTGCTGAAGCTCATAACGCACTAAAAGCAAACCATTTAAGAAGTTTTGTTCATCTACAAACTGATGGAGGTTTAAAAACTGGACTTGATATTGTAAAAGCTGCACTTCTTGGAGCTGAAAGTTATGCTTTTGGTACAGGTGTTTTAACAATTCTTGGCTGTAAAATACTTAGAGTTTGCCATTTAAATAGATGTACTGTTGGTATAGCAACACAACATAAGTTTTTAAGAGATCATTATGTAGGTACTGTTGATAGACTTATAAACTATTTTACATTATTGGCTGAGGATGTCAGAGAGATACTAGCTAATCTGGGATATAGAAGTTTAGAAGAGATTATTGGAAGAAGCGATCTATTAAAGGTTGTTGAAACAAATTTTGCGAAAAAATTTGACTTTAGTTCAGTTCTTCAAAGATTAGAAGGACCTGATACTTGTCAAGTAAAATCCAATGAACCATTTGATAAAAATGAGTTTGAAAAAGAGGTATTAAAAGAGATATATCAAGCGATTGAAAATCCTGATTCTACTATAACAATTAGAAAAAAAATAGAAAATATAAATAGAAGTTTTGGCGCAAGAATTAGTGGTGAGATTGCAAAATATTATGGAGACAGCGGATTAAAAGATGGGACAATTAATATTGAATTAGAAGGTGTTGCAGGTCAAAGTCTTGGAGCATTTTTAATAAACGGAGTAAATATTTATCTAAAAGGTGCAGCAAACGATTATGTTGGAAAAGGAATGCATGGTGGTAAAATTGTAATAACTGGTAAAAAACATGGTGAAAAATTTTCACTTGCAGGAAATACATGTCTTTATGGAGCAACAGGTGGGAAACTTTTTGTTGCTGGGAGTGTAGGAGAGAGATTTGCTGTTAGAAACTCTGGAGCTTTGGCAGTAGTAGAAGGAACAGGCGATCATGCTTGTGAATATATGACTGGTGGAATAGTTGTTGTTCTTGGTAAAACAGGTATTAACTTTGGTGCAGGTATGACTGGAGGGCTTGCTTTTGTTTATGATAAAGAGCATGAATTTGCTGAAAAGATAAATCAAGAGCTGATTGAAGCAAGAAGAATTGATACTGATGAGTATGATGAGGCAAGGCATTATCTAAAAAGGCTTCTTAAAATCTATTATAATGAGACAAAAAGTGAAAAAGCAAAAAATATTTTAGAAAATTTTAGAATGGAACTTAGAAATTTCTGGATGGTACGACCAAAAGAGCTTACAAAAGTACCTCTAAACCTTGAGGAAGGGGAATAATATGCAAAGTTTTATTTTTACAGAAAGAAATGAGCCAAAAAAAAGAGCTATAAATGAGAGAATAAAAGATTTTAGTGAGATTTATGAAGTGTTTAATCCAAATGAAGCAAGCCTTCAAAGTGAAAGATGTGTACAGTGTGGTGATCCATATTGTCATAATAGATGTCCTTTGCATAATTTCATACCGCATTGGCTAAAAGCAGTTGCAGAAGGAGAACTTGAACTTGCTTTTAAACTATCAAATGATTCTTCTCCTTTTCCAGAAGTAATGGGAAGAATCTGCCCACATGATAGACTTTGTGAAGGACACTGTACTTTAAATGAGGGGTATGGAGCAGTAACTATAGGCCCAGTTGAGACATTTATAAGTGAAGAGGGCTTTAAAAAAGGACTGCGTCCAGAATTTCCTGGAATAACTACAAATAAAAAGGTTGCTATTATAGGTTCTGGTCCTGCTGGATTATCATGTGCAACATTTTTGCTTAGGGCTGGTATTGAACCGCATGTTTACGAAAAAGAGGATCGTGCTGGCGGACTTTTGACATATGGAATTCCAGGATTTAAACTTGATAAAAAAGTTATACAAAGAAGAGTAGATTGGATGATTGAAGCTGGTATGAAACTTTATCTAAATAAAGAGGTTGGAAAAGATATAACATTTGATTATCTACTTGAAAATTATGATGCTA
Coding sequences:
- a CDS encoding EscU/YscU/HrcU family type III secretion system export apparatus switch protein, encoding MQKKEAVALKYNKKNDNAPKVVAKGKGNIAENILKKAKEYNIPIKEDPDLLEVLSKLDIYEEIPPKLYKAVANILIFIYNNKKEKK
- a CDS encoding CBS domain-containing protein: MTAGELCIRETVIAYENDSITDAARLMRKFHVGDIVIVEESEDGRIPVGILTDRDIVVEIVALQANPDDILIKDVMSKDLLIAKEKDDIYETLERMKDKGVKRVPVVDIYGYLIGILSSDDILELISQELNDLVKIFYKEIDKEEKKLGS
- the recO gene encoding recombination protein RecO, producing MQGFILKITKAKNEDLIVNILTQKHLYTLYRFYGARHSIINLGYKIDFEIEYSQKAYLPRLRHITHLGFNWLLNNQKVLLWQQFIQRFYEHLKDLYEVDNIYFDILDKSSKIWEKQNPKRVAIESYVKLLEFEGRLHKDFRCFICNEKIEKDLSLARGFLPAHSHCIHSNIYPKKEIEYLFNNKKTLFLDDKIIDNLWNILMEGF
- the gltB gene encoding glutamate synthase large subunit; translated protein: MDILTSYKDNCGFGLLADIYNRPSHKNVLDAVKSLERMMHRGAIAADGKSGDGSGLLFSLPKKFLEKKAGEAGVALPKDYAVAMVFYKDEKNLEVFEEICEKNDLKVLLIREVPVDTTALGELALKTLPKIVQIYVEPNSLMAVKRFEALLYLTRREIELKLKDDKDFYIPTFSNKVIAYKGLVMPTYIKKFYPDLEDPDFEASFALFHQRFSTNTLPEWRLAQPFRAIAHNGEINSITANRFNVMAKCEALKSEVFSDEELKRILPILEEGASDSKSLDNFFEFLLINGIDFFKAARSIIPAPWQNAPHMDANLRAFYEYSSTCFEAWDGPAAVSMTDGRYIGCVLDRNGLRPAKYIITKDNRLIIASEYGILQIPEEDILERGRLQSGEMIALDLKYGKILKNEDINEYLKNSKPYAKWLNENMVYLQEHVENPFGNLEDYKIEDIVHKQRFYNITHEVIEQVIEPMIKDGKEAVGSMGDDTPLAAFSKHQRSFTDFFKQKFAQVTNPPIDPIREKIVMSLNTGFGEIHNILDEDPNHACRLKSVSPILTKDKLDVLISYGDEKHPRFKENYKAKTFSTAFDKDLKISLQKLADVVVKAVKEEKIRIVIFDDRELSQFKKTMPMALVIGKVNQTLLKEKIRHLVSMIAITGEVYDSHSAAVLIGYGASAVYPYLLFATVYEYLKKKKDLSAYEIRNEFKNVHKAINGGLLKIMSKMGISTIASYRNSALFDIIGLDKDIVEECFKGSHCHLSGLTYEDLEERLENYHKKAYEIDLTKRVFPLELGGFYKYIDKTEYHDFAPNTVNQIHTASITGDKEDFKKLKNMVDGRGFRMIRDFFEFKSDRKPIDIDEVEPVENIFKRFASAAMSLGSISPEAHECIAEAMNKIGAQSNSGEGGEDAARFGTIKNSKIKQVASGRFGVTPAYLRSAEEIQIKIAQGAKPGEGGQLPGHKVTELIAKLRHTIPGVTLISPPPHHDIYSIEDLAQLIFDLKQINPDAKIAVKLVSTAGVGTIATGVAKAYADKIIISGGEGGTGAAPLSSIKFAGNPWELGLAEAHNALKANHLRSFVHLQTDGGLKTGLDIVKAALLGAESYAFGTGVLTILGCKILRVCHLNRCTVGIATQHKFLRDHYVGTVDRLINYFTLLAEDVREILANLGYRSLEEIIGRSDLLKVVETNFAKKFDFSSVLQRLEGPDTCQVKSNEPFDKNEFEKEVLKEIYQAIENPDSTITIRKKIENINRSFGARISGEIAKYYGDSGLKDGTINIELEGVAGQSLGAFLINGVNIYLKGAANDYVGKGMHGGKIVITGKKHGEKFSLAGNTCLYGATGGKLFVAGSVGERFAVRNSGALAVVEGTGDHACEYMTGGIVVVLGKTGINFGAGMTGGLAFVYDKEHEFAEKINQELIEARRIDTDEYDEARHYLKRLLKIYYNETKSEKAKNILENFRMELRNFWMVRPKELTKVPLNLEEGE
- a CDS encoding glutamate synthase subunit beta, with translation MQSFIFTERNEPKKRAINERIKDFSEIYEVFNPNEASLQSERCVQCGDPYCHNRCPLHNFIPHWLKAVAEGELELAFKLSNDSSPFPEVMGRICPHDRLCEGHCTLNEGYGAVTIGPVETFISEEGFKKGLRPEFPGITTNKKVAIIGSGPAGLSCATFLLRAGIEPHVYEKEDRAGGLLTYGIPGFKLDKKVIQRRVDWMIEAGMKLYLNKEVGKDITFDYLLENYDAIFIGIGAKKSRMPKIPGENAKGAMPAMKFLVNIQRKLFGDDYDTSINVKDKKVVVIGGGDTAMDCVRTSIREGAKKVICAYRRDVKSMPGSRKEYKNAIEEGTEFMFNVAPKEVLVNDKGEVIGVQLIKTLQSGRKLEEIKGSEFRIDADVVIFALGFSNTPLEFLSKNGIETDEWGAIKVDENYETTKPGVYAGGDCYRGADLVVTAAYDGREAANSIIKKLLSKNG